Part of the Cetobacterium ceti genome is shown below.
TCACCTCTTTAGATTAATTGGGAGAGGACTCCCAAACCCTCCATTATATCCTTAAAATTGAAAGAACTAATAATTTTCTTTCAATTCTAAGGATTCTTTAAAAAAAATTATCTTTCATTTCCTCTATCATTAGATTTTTCTTTAAGAACATATTTATAATTAGGATTAATTCTATCCTTTTCTAGTTTTTCTCTTTCTTCCTTTGTTAGTTTTATTTTTTCATTTTTTTTCTCTTTAGAATTTATATATTCTTTTTCTTCTTTACTTAATTCTTTTAAACTTGTTTTTACAGTTTCTTTAAATTCTAAAACTTCTTTATGCCATTGTTCCTTTGTTAATTCGCCTTTTGTACTATCTAAATTTTTTAAAACATAATCAAAATAAACTTTATCAAATCTATCATTTAATGCTTGTGCTACATTTGTTTTTCCATTAAATTCTAAATCACCTATGTCAACTCTTACGTTATTATAATTTTCAATATTTCCTAATTTTTTTATATCAAATTTAGTTTTATAATAATAAGGACATTCTAAATCTCTTTCTCTATATTCATTATGTTCTCTATCTTTTGTAATCATTTCTTTTAAAAAGTTATATGCTTCAATACCTTTTAAAAGAGTTTCTTCTTTTATATTAAAATCAGCTTCCGACCAGTGATATTTAATTTCAAGATTTTTAAAATAATCTAAATTTTGATTTTTTTCATTTTCTTTAGAATTTACAAATTCATTGTAGTTATCCATTATTCTTTTACTTGCTTTATCGGCTTCTGCACTTGCTCTAAAAAGCTCATTTGGATCATCACGCAAGAATTTTAAGTAACTTTCTAAATATGCACTAGAATTATTAAGAGAATGATCTTTTAATTCTATTCCCAAATCTTGCTTTAAAAAAATTGCTCCTAATTCTGCAACTAATTCTTCTCTTGCATATTCATTACTACCTTGAATACCACTTTTTCTATTAAGTCTACTATTATGTCCAGTACTGTGTACCATTTCATGTAAAATAGTTTCTAACATAGCTTCATCATTTTCAAAAGTATATGAAGGAGGTAATATGATATGATCTTCAGAAGGATTATAATATGCTCTATCTTGTCCTATTTCTTTAATTGGAACTTCTGAAGAAGCAATCAAATCTTTAATAACTTTATAAGCTTCTTCATCTTTTAATTTTTGTGGTATTTCTAAAGGAGGAACATTTTCTAATTGTTCTACATTAAAAACATTAAATTGTTTAGGAAAAGGTCTACTATTATCTACCTTCGATAAAATTTCGCCATTTTCATCTGTAATAGTTTCTTTTTCAGGAAAAATCCATTTTTCACAAGTAACTGATTTAGTACCTTTAGGTATTTTCCACCCTTCATTTTTAGCTTGAATAAAAGTAACCCAACGAGGGTCTTTATAGTCATTATCAACGGCATTAAATCCTAGAATAAGTCTATTTCCACCATTATATTTAGCTCCTGAAATTGGATTTTGAGGGCGACAAACTTCCCTATTCCATAAATCAGTGAACGTTAAGTTTTCATTTTGAATTTTATCTATAATTTTATTTACAATTTCTTTTCTATTCTCTTCAAACTTACTCATTTTGATCATCTTCTTTAACATCTTTAAATGAAATTGCTTCCTCTTCAAAAGCTCCATATTTTTTTTCATAATAATTATTCATAACATTTTTACTTTCAATAAAATATTTATCTTTATTTTCTTTTTCATGTTCTTTTTTTTCTTTTATTCTTTTGATAAATGATATTACTTTCATAAAATCCTCCTAGATATTTATTTTAAAGCCAATAGTTCCAATAGTATCAGTATTTGAAGTATTAAGAGATTTTTTCACCTCTAATTTTGTAAATATTTCAATTACTTCTTCATATTTCCCACTGATTTTAATTCCTATTTTCCCTTGATCTTCAA
Proteins encoded:
- a CDS encoding ArdC family protein produces the protein MSKFEENRKEIVNKIIDKIQNENLTFTDLWNREVCRPQNPISGAKYNGGNRLILGFNAVDNDYKDPRWVTFIQAKNEGWKIPKGTKSVTCEKWIFPEKETITDENGEILSKVDNSRPFPKQFNVFNVEQLENVPPLEIPQKLKDEEAYKVIKDLIASSEVPIKEIGQDRAYYNPSEDHIILPPSYTFENDEAMLETILHEMVHSTGHNSRLNRKSGIQGSNEYAREELVAELGAIFLKQDLGIELKDHSLNNSSAYLESYLKFLRDDPNELFRASAEADKASKRIMDNYNEFVNSKENEKNQNLDYFKNLEIKYHWSEADFNIKEETLLKGIEAYNFLKEMITKDREHNEYRERDLECPYYYKTKFDIKKLGNIENYNNVRVDIGDLEFNGKTNVAQALNDRFDKVYFDYVLKNLDSTKGELTKEQWHKEVLEFKETVKTSLKELSKEEKEYINSKEKKNEKIKLTKEEREKLEKDRINPNYKYVLKEKSNDRGNER